From a region of the uncultured Desulfatiglans sp. genome:
- a CDS encoding membrane hypothetical protein (Evidence 5 : Unknown function) produces MRLFQMVGMIVIVGAMIAGMLVIVPAAVLLMVVRMSMLMRMFVAMGVFVRMGVRLPAVFVEMFVNVGVFVSVLVLVLVIAFHFRGLLSVGLMRGILSFFGASPHLILTRGTMGQTSLRPFIQ; encoded by the coding sequence ATGCGGCTCTTTCAGATGGTTGGGATGATCGTGATCGTGGGGGCCATGATTGCCGGCATGCTCGTGATCGTGCCCGCGGCTGTCCTGCTCATGGTGGTGCGGATGAGCATGCTCATGCGTATGTTCGTGGCTATGGGCGTGTTCGTGCGGATGGGAGTGCGCCTTCCCGCCGTGTTCGTGGAGATGTTCGTGAACGTGGGTGTGTTCGTGTCCGTGCTCGTGCTGGTGCTTGTGATCGCCTTCCATTTCCGGGGGCTCCTTTCTGTCGGGCTGATGAGGGGGATTCTTTCCTTTTTTGGCGCCTCGCCCCATCTGATTCTTACGAGAGGTACGATGGGACAGACGTCTCTTCGGCCATTCATCCAATAA
- a CDS encoding putative S-adenosyl-L-methionine-binding protein MTH_1797 (Evidence 3 : Putative function from multiple computational evidences) — MNHTPDAHWPDMHLHPVGFVRSDIKSPVLAPGDGDLELQEKKEAIRQHHEKVEGGVCELVIFRDFAELLEGVEDFSHVMVLYWPHLIDPSKRQLRKVHPMGRKDLPLRGIFSTCSPARPNPILVSVVPLLERDGNILRVKGLEAVDGSPIIDIKPFVEPSHGAKNPKVPEWMSRIHRDLGLETK, encoded by the coding sequence ATGAATCATACACCGGATGCCCACTGGCCGGATATGCACCTCCACCCCGTCGGGTTCGTGCGAAGCGACATCAAATCGCCTGTGCTTGCACCCGGCGACGGGGACCTCGAATTGCAGGAGAAAAAGGAAGCGATCCGCCAGCACCACGAGAAGGTGGAAGGCGGCGTCTGCGAACTCGTCATCTTTCGCGACTTCGCCGAGCTGCTGGAAGGCGTCGAGGATTTTTCGCACGTCATGGTGCTTTACTGGCCGCACCTGATCGATCCGTCGAAGCGGCAGCTCAGAAAAGTCCACCCCATGGGCCGCAAGGACCTGCCCCTGAGGGGCATCTTTTCCACCTGCAGCCCCGCAAGGCCGAACCCGATTCTGGTGTCCGTGGTCCCGCTGCTCGAGCGGGACGGCAACATCCTGCGAGTCAAAGGGCTGGAGGCCGTCGACGGCAGCCCGATCATCGACATCAAACCGTTTGTCGAACCTTCCCACGGAGCAAAAAACCCCAAGGTCCCCGAGTGGATGAGCCGCATCCACCGGGACCTCGGCCTGGAAACCAAGTAG
- a CDS encoding Thioesterase superfamily protein: protein MKTMENHQIIVADLTVRFRDVDAMGHVNNAVFLTYFEEGRSAFLARVLEIVDPSEYPFILARISCDYLRPLKLGDRIAIQVWIGRVGKKSFVFKYRIVNRGDPDAIYAAGESTMVLFDYKENRTVPIGPAFLERVQAYCEEL, encoded by the coding sequence GTGAAAACGATGGAAAATCATCAGATAATCGTAGCCGATCTCACGGTGCGTTTCCGGGACGTCGATGCTATGGGTCACGTGAACAATGCCGTTTTCTTGACCTATTTCGAGGAAGGGCGAAGCGCTTTCCTTGCCCGTGTGCTGGAGATCGTGGATCCATCCGAGTATCCCTTCATCCTGGCGCGCATCAGTTGCGACTATCTCAGGCCCTTGAAGCTGGGGGACCGGATCGCCATCCAGGTCTGGATCGGGCGGGTGGGGAAGAAGAGCTTCGTCTTCAAATACCGGATTGTGAACCGGGGTGACCCCGATGCGATCTACGCGGCGGGTGAATCAACCATGGTCCTTTTCGACTACAAGGAAAACAGGACGGTTCCCATCGGTCCAGCCTTTCTCGAAAGAGTGCAGGCATACTGCGAGGAGCTGTAA
- a CDS encoding hypothetical protein (Evidence 5 : Unknown function): MSELDTSIDFVCQPYFSKKWLDTGGFFV, from the coding sequence GTGAGTGAATTAGATACCAGCATCGATTTTGTTTGTCAACCCTATTTTTCAAAGAAATGGCTTGACACCGGCGGGTTTTTCGTTTAA
- the rplM gene encoding 50S ribosomal subunit protein L13 (Evidence 2a : Function from experimental evidences in other organisms; PubMedId : 10094780, 12809609, 365580, 3884974, 9298646; Product type s : structure) produces MTPAGFSFKKLFSTLKDGNVMMKTFVAKEHEVNKKWVVVDAADHVLGRLATQIAMRLRGKDKPIFTPHADTGDFVIVVNADKVLMTGHKWDQKFYYRYSGYIGGLKAISAGKLREKRPEDLVRFAVKGMLPKGPLGRRQLKKLKVYAGPEHPHQAQQPEQWEI; encoded by the coding sequence TTGACACCGGCGGGTTTTTCGTTTAAAAAGCTCTTTTCAACTCTGAAGGATGGGAATGTCATGATGAAGACGTTTGTCGCGAAGGAACACGAGGTCAATAAGAAGTGGGTCGTCGTGGACGCCGCCGATCATGTGCTGGGGCGGCTTGCGACCCAGATCGCCATGCGGCTCAGGGGCAAGGACAAGCCTATTTTCACCCCGCACGCGGACACGGGCGATTTCGTGATTGTGGTCAACGCCGACAAGGTGCTGATGACCGGTCACAAGTGGGACCAAAAATTTTACTACCGTTACAGCGGATATATCGGCGGGCTGAAAGCCATTTCCGCCGGGAAACTCCGTGAAAAAAGACCGGAGGATCTCGTGCGTTTTGCGGTCAAAGGGATGCTTCCCAAGGGCCCCCTGGGGCGCCGTCAGCTCAAGAAGCTGAAGGTCTATGCCGGCCCGGAACACCCGCATCAGGCTCAACAACCCGAGCAGTGGGAGATCTAA
- the rpsI gene encoding 30S ribosomal subunit protein S9 (Evidence 2a : Function from experimental evidences in other organisms; PubMedId : 10094780, 1091515, 12244297, 12809609, 3884974, 4346030, 7556101; Product type s : structure) — translation MAEGTWYATGKRKTAVARVFMRPGTGQIIINKKPVQEYLVQESDRSTILEPLKAAELMDRFDLYVNVRGGGVAGQAGAIRHGISRALVSGDPELREVLKKRGFLTRDSRMKERKKYGQPGARARYQYSKR, via the coding sequence ATGGCAGAAGGAACATGGTACGCCACAGGTAAACGGAAAACGGCCGTCGCGCGCGTGTTTATGCGCCCGGGAACCGGCCAGATCATCATCAACAAGAAGCCGGTGCAGGAATACTTGGTCCAGGAGTCCGACCGCAGCACGATCCTGGAGCCGCTGAAGGCCGCTGAGCTCATGGATCGCTTCGATCTGTATGTGAATGTGAGGGGCGGCGGCGTCGCCGGCCAGGCGGGTGCCATCCGGCACGGCATCAGCCGCGCCTTGGTTTCCGGTGATCCTGAGTTGAGGGAAGTCCTCAAGAAGCGGGGCTTCCTGACCCGTGATTCGCGTATGAAAGAGCGGAAAAAATACGGTCAGCCAGGTGCGCGTGCCCGTTATCAGTATTCCAAGCGGTAA
- the truA gene encoding tRNA pseudouridine synthase A produces the protein MFKVPERNIKLILAYDGMNYHGWQRQKNGVTIQEVVEEKLARMLGEPVAVIASGRTDAGVHAMNQVCNFKTGTSLDAWIVRKGLNALLPKDIRVLGAEDVPLSFNARYSARKKRYRYCIFNGEVHDVFLRRTAWHIPQPLDAERMRGCLASIVGTRDFSSFRAAGSSNRNPVRTIFEADLLIEANRLWTIELEADGFLRHMVRNIVGTLVSAGRGKLTSGEFEGVLEARDRRAAGATAPAHGLFLVDVTY, from the coding sequence TTGTTCAAGGTGCCCGAGCGAAACATCAAACTGATCCTGGCCTATGACGGCATGAACTACCACGGGTGGCAGCGTCAGAAAAACGGCGTGACCATCCAGGAGGTGGTGGAGGAAAAACTCGCCCGGATGCTGGGGGAACCCGTGGCCGTCATCGCCTCGGGGCGCACCGATGCCGGTGTCCACGCGATGAATCAGGTCTGCAATTTCAAGACCGGCACCAGCCTGGATGCCTGGATTGTCCGCAAGGGGCTGAACGCGCTCCTGCCAAAGGACATCCGCGTTCTGGGCGCCGAAGATGTGCCCTTGTCATTCAATGCGCGCTACAGCGCCCGGAAGAAGCGGTATCGTTACTGCATCTTCAACGGCGAGGTGCACGATGTCTTCCTGCGGCGAACGGCCTGGCACATTCCGCAACCGCTCGACGCGGAAAGAATGAGGGGCTGTCTGGCCTCGATCGTGGGGACCCGCGACTTTTCATCCTTCCGAGCGGCCGGGAGTTCCAACCGCAACCCGGTGAGAACGATCTTCGAGGCGGATCTGCTGATTGAGGCGAATCGGCTCTGGACGATCGAACTCGAGGCCGACGGATTTCTGCGCCACATGGTCCGCAACATCGTCGGCACCCTGGTGTCCGCCGGGAGGGGTAAATTGACGTCAGGGGAGTTCGAGGGCGTTCTGGAGGCCCGGGATCGGCGGGCGGCGGGGGCTACAGCGCCCGCCCATGGCCTTTTCCTGGTGGATGTGACTTATTGA
- a CDS encoding conserved hypothetical protein (Evidence 4 : Unknown function but conserved in other organisms), whose product MQPKDELSLKITKEIVVKFIEVGRLSVSSFEMVWNQVYNTVRKSVEKNTPSNQ is encoded by the coding sequence ATGCAGCCAAAAGACGAGCTGTCGCTCAAGATCACCAAGGAGATCGTCGTCAAATTCATCGAGGTAGGCCGCCTGTCCGTAAGTTCCTTCGAGATGGTCTGGAATCAGGTCTACAACACCGTGCGTAAATCGGTGGAGAAGAACACGCCTTCCAATCAATAA
- a CDS encoding hypothetical protein (Evidence 5 : Unknown function), which yields MIGRRVLLHRFTHGVVDLIPDHLEGTYGQAAYLDEFDDDLLGDLERQLVFWLHGPDSFGALIRGIPR from the coding sequence TTGATTGGAAGGCGTGTTCTTCTCCACCGATTTACGCACGGTGTTGTAGACCTGATTCCAGACCATCTCGAAGGAACTTACGGACAGGCGGCCTACCTCGATGAATTTGACGACGATCTCCTTGGTGATCTTGAGCGACAGCTCGTCTTTTGGCTGCATGGACCGGACTCCTTTGGCGCCCTGATAAGGGGAATCCCCCGCTGA
- a CDS encoding conserved hypothetical protein (Evidence 4 : Unknown function but conserved in other organisms), whose protein sequence is MKEAYLYNRLEDERVRCALCNHRCVIKPGKRGICGVRENRGGTLYSLVYGKVIAAHTDPIEKKPLFHFLPGSLSYSIATVGCNFRCRFCQNADISQMPAETGRIEGKDTTPEAVVEAALASGCESIAYTYTEPTIFFEMAHDTALLADSKGLKNVFVSNGYMTPECLEFIHPHLHAANVDLKAFTDRFYKEQCGAKLAPVLKTLETMKRLNVWLEVTTLLIPGHNDDPGELRELADFLVNLDPYIPWHISRFYPTYKLLDAPPTPPETVRRARDIGYEAGLKYVYTGNLPGDMGEKTYCPDCGELLIDRVGFRVGGMRIKDGKCAQCGGRLAGVWTH, encoded by the coding sequence ATGAAAGAAGCCTACCTTTACAACCGCCTGGAGGATGAGCGGGTCCGTTGCGCCCTTTGCAACCACCGCTGTGTGATCAAACCGGGAAAACGCGGCATCTGCGGCGTCCGTGAAAACCGAGGGGGGACCCTCTACAGCCTCGTTTACGGAAAGGTCATCGCCGCGCACACGGACCCCATCGAGAAAAAACCCCTTTTTCATTTCCTTCCCGGGAGCCTTTCCTATTCGATCGCCACGGTCGGCTGCAATTTCAGATGCCGTTTCTGTCAGAACGCCGATATCTCGCAGATGCCCGCCGAGACCGGCCGTATCGAGGGAAAGGACACCACCCCGGAGGCCGTCGTCGAGGCCGCGCTCGCAAGCGGTTGCGAATCCATCGCCTACACCTACACCGAACCGACGATCTTCTTTGAAATGGCCCACGACACCGCCCTGCTGGCGGACAGCAAAGGCCTCAAGAACGTCTTCGTCTCGAACGGGTACATGACCCCTGAATGCCTCGAATTCATCCACCCGCATCTCCACGCCGCAAACGTGGACCTCAAGGCCTTCACCGACCGTTTTTACAAAGAGCAGTGCGGTGCCAAGCTCGCCCCGGTCCTGAAAACCCTCGAGACCATGAAACGTTTGAACGTCTGGCTCGAGGTGACGACCCTCCTGATCCCGGGTCACAACGACGATCCGGGCGAACTACGGGAGCTGGCCGATTTCCTCGTAAACCTCGATCCCTACATCCCATGGCACATCAGTCGCTTCTACCCGACCTACAAACTCCTGGACGCCCCTCCGACCCCGCCCGAAACCGTGCGGCGGGCCCGTGACATCGGCTACGAAGCCGGTCTGAAGTACGTTTACACCGGCAACCTGCCGGGTGATATGGGGGAGAAAACCTACTGCCCCGACTGCGGCGAACTCCTGATCGACCGCGTTGGGTTCCGGGTCGGTGGCATGCGGATCAAAGACGGGAAATGCGCCCAATGCGGCGGCAGGCTCGCCGGCGTGTGGACGCATTGA
- the metW gene encoding Methionine biosynthesis protein MetW: MGLIFGQETSELYESWYQSPHGRAVDQSIERLLRSQIRPKSGDRVLDVGCGTGHHILNLARLGLDASGVDASPYVIRRARERLGPGVELLTGYAEDLPFDDNAFDVVVLINTLEFLDNPLAALREAGRVAHRRVFVGVLNSLSWVGLIKRIQGYMGDPVFRRAKFYHLWQIKSLMQAAFGDVPISWGCINIGPAFFGRSESQGDQSPFGSFLGVSATMTYRLRTENVPLTVRIKNGQRSLVSVRTAGEINRKTGDWVDERSLPLQPPGG, translated from the coding sequence ATGGGACTCATCTTCGGCCAAGAGACCTCCGAACTTTACGAATCCTGGTACCAGTCCCCTCACGGGCGTGCAGTCGATCAATCCATCGAACGCCTCCTCCGCTCTCAAATCCGCCCCAAATCAGGCGATCGGGTCCTGGACGTCGGGTGCGGGACGGGGCATCATATCCTGAACCTCGCGCGGCTGGGACTCGATGCCTCCGGTGTGGATGCCTCCCCTTATGTCATCCGGCGCGCACGTGAAAGGCTCGGCCCAGGCGTTGAACTCCTGACGGGCTACGCCGAAGACCTCCCTTTCGATGACAATGCCTTCGATGTCGTTGTGCTGATCAACACTTTGGAATTTCTGGACAACCCCTTGGCGGCGCTTCGCGAGGCAGGACGGGTCGCCCATCGCAGGGTGTTCGTCGGCGTCCTGAACAGCCTTTCCTGGGTGGGCCTCATCAAGCGGATCCAAGGGTACATGGGCGATCCGGTTTTCCGCCGGGCAAAGTTCTATCACCTCTGGCAGATCAAGTCCCTGATGCAGGCGGCCTTCGGGGACGTCCCCATTTCGTGGGGCTGCATCAACATAGGGCCGGCCTTTTTCGGCCGCAGTGAATCCCAGGGGGATCAGAGCCCTTTCGGTTCATTCCTCGGAGTCAGCGCCACCATGACCTATCGCTTGCGCACCGAAAACGTCCCGCTCACGGTGCGGATCAAGAACGGACAGCGCAGTCTGGTCTCTGTCCGGACTGCCGGTGAAATCAACCGCAAGACAGGAGACTGGGTCGATGAAAGAAGCCTACCTTTACAACCGCCTGGAGGATGA
- a CDS encoding putative RNA polymerase sigma factor SigW (Evidence 3 : Putative function from multiple computational evidences): protein MENQLRDASDSDLVGRFKEGAPEAMDEIVRRYGDRLFNFGLKMCRQSEDAEDVTQETFLSAFRYLDGFRGETKLRNWLFKIAARACLKKRRKKKCEPDRELSLDALIPGEDGPVAYEIPDWSENPSDHLIRAELKERIEQAIAALPPKYRMVFNLRDIEGFSTEETAEIMGISTQLVKTRLHRARLFLRQAIAEDGWEEGAR, encoded by the coding sequence ATGGAAAATCAACTCCGGGATGCTTCGGACAGCGATCTGGTCGGGCGGTTCAAAGAAGGGGCGCCGGAGGCCATGGACGAGATCGTCCGCCGCTATGGAGACCGTCTATTCAATTTTGGCCTGAAGATGTGCCGTCAGTCCGAGGATGCGGAGGATGTCACTCAGGAGACTTTTCTCAGTGCCTTCCGCTATCTGGACGGTTTTCGGGGGGAGACCAAACTCCGGAACTGGCTTTTCAAGATAGCCGCCAGGGCGTGTCTGAAGAAGCGGCGGAAAAAGAAATGCGAGCCCGACCGGGAGTTGTCGCTCGACGCCCTGATACCGGGTGAGGATGGTCCGGTTGCCTATGAGATCCCCGACTGGTCCGAAAATCCATCCGATCATCTGATCCGCGCCGAGTTGAAGGAACGGATCGAACAGGCCATCGCCGCGCTTCCGCCGAAATACCGGATGGTGTTCAATCTGCGTGATATCGAGGGGTTCAGTACGGAGGAAACGGCTGAAATCATGGGGATCTCGACGCAACTGGTCAAGACCCGGCTGCACCGCGCGCGGCTTTTCCTGCGCCAGGCCATAGCCGAGGACGGCTGGGAGGAGGGCGCCCGATGA
- a CDS encoding Anti-sigma factor, RsrA family: MSEECRKYFERVSEYLDGELTAETCLEIEAHLEECPPCKACVESLKKTIALCRRVPCESMPDDVRERLRKTLLDCIGRNEPAG, translated from the coding sequence ATGAGCGAAGAGTGCCGGAAATACTTCGAACGGGTCTCGGAATATCTGGACGGCGAGTTGACTGCGGAGACCTGCCTGGAGATCGAGGCCCATCTCGAAGAGTGCCCGCCCTGCAAGGCCTGCGTCGAGTCTCTGAAAAAGACCATCGCCCTCTGCCGCAGGGTCCCCTGCGAGTCCATGCCGGACGACGTCAGGGAGCGTCTCAGGAAGACCCTCCTGGACTGCATCGGGCGGAATGAGCCTGCCGGATGA
- the der gene encoding GTPase Der, translated as MKNFFILRGNQEQSMPEPIIAIVGRPNVGKSTLFNRISRSRDALVDNRPGVTRDRIHASVLYEGVRFTLVDTGGYDDLGQDPLLGQVRRQVDRAMQEADRVILVVDGRQGVLPGDAEMAQTLRRSRKPFFVAVNKIDGPEHEHLSNEFFGLGVEQVHPVSAAHGYGVRALMEAVTADWPFEETPPQEQQEGGPIRVAVLGKPNVGKSSFINRILGAERLVVSDLPGTTRDAIDTPFSFKGRDYVLIDTAGIRRKARVKEKIEKFSVIKALKRLEQCHIAVLMLDAFEGVAEQDARICGYALEKGRGLVLVINKWDLVKGDRSKQADLKRTLDRELSFVSFAPRIHVSALTGERVMKVFREIDLVYSQFASSFTTGVVNAALQEVAGQHPPPRIGHGRVRLFYATQVGSRPPAFVVFANRPDKITPAYERFLLNGIRERLGLEKTPIRLFFRRK; from the coding sequence ATGAAAAACTTTTTTATTTTACGGGGAAATCAGGAACAATCCATGCCCGAACCGATCATCGCCATCGTGGGCCGCCCGAATGTCGGCAAGTCCACCCTCTTCAACCGCATCTCGCGCTCGCGCGACGCCCTGGTCGACAACCGCCCGGGCGTGACCCGCGACCGCATCCATGCCTCGGTCCTGTACGAAGGGGTGCGTTTCACCCTGGTCGACACCGGCGGGTATGACGATCTCGGCCAGGATCCCCTCCTCGGCCAAGTCCGCCGTCAGGTGGACCGGGCCATGCAGGAGGCCGACCGCGTCATCCTCGTGGTGGACGGCCGCCAGGGTGTACTTCCCGGCGACGCCGAGATGGCCCAGACGCTCCGCCGGAGCCGGAAACCGTTCTTCGTCGCGGTCAACAAGATCGACGGCCCTGAGCACGAGCATCTGTCGAACGAATTCTTCGGCCTCGGGGTGGAGCAGGTGCACCCGGTCTCGGCCGCGCACGGCTATGGCGTGCGCGCGCTCATGGAGGCCGTCACGGCCGATTGGCCTTTCGAAGAGACGCCCCCGCAGGAACAGCAGGAAGGCGGCCCCATCCGCGTGGCCGTCCTGGGGAAACCCAACGTCGGGAAATCCTCCTTCATCAACCGCATCCTCGGCGCCGAGCGCCTGGTGGTCAGCGATCTTCCCGGCACCACCCGCGATGCGATCGACACCCCGTTCTCCTTCAAAGGGCGGGACTATGTCCTGATCGACACGGCGGGCATCCGCAGGAAGGCCCGCGTCAAGGAGAAGATCGAAAAATTTTCCGTGATCAAGGCCTTGAAGCGCCTCGAACAATGCCACATTGCGGTGCTGATGCTGGATGCCTTCGAAGGGGTCGCCGAGCAGGACGCCCGGATCTGCGGGTACGCCCTCGAAAAGGGCAGGGGCCTCGTTCTGGTGATCAACAAATGGGACCTCGTGAAAGGAGACCGGTCGAAACAGGCGGACCTGAAGCGGACCCTGGACCGCGAGCTGTCCTTCGTCTCTTTCGCGCCCCGGATCCATGTCTCGGCCCTGACCGGGGAGCGCGTCATGAAGGTCTTCCGTGAAATCGACCTCGTCTACAGCCAGTTCGCGAGTTCTTTCACCACCGGGGTGGTCAACGCAGCCCTTCAGGAGGTGGCCGGACAGCATCCCCCGCCGCGCATCGGACATGGGCGGGTGCGGTTGTTCTACGCGACGCAGGTCGGAAGCCGCCCCCCGGCCTTTGTGGTCTTCGCAAACCGCCCCGACAAGATCACCCCCGCCTATGAGCGCTTTCTCCTGAATGGCATCCGTGAACGGCTCGGCCTGGAGAAGACACCCATCCGTCTCTTTTTCAGGCGGAAGTGA
- a CDS encoding hypothetical protein (Evidence 5 : Unknown function) translates to MDTEIAKKALSEQENNPIGTCGSDPFAVNLVGFSERKLTAPNPIVKPNSWCRRGPRNSRPQGLPLTASTKGVQ, encoded by the coding sequence ATGGACACCGAGATTGCCAAAAAGGCCCTTTCCGAACAGGAAAACAACCCCATCGGCACGTGCGGATCAGATCCGTTCGCAGTCAACCTCGTAGGTTTCTCAGAGAGGAAACTAACCGCCCCCAACCCAATAGTCAAGCCCAATTCCTGGTGCCGCCGTGGCCCCCGAAACAGCCGGCCGCAGGGATTGCCCTTGACCGCCTCGACAAAAGGGGTACAATGA
- the pyrG gene encoding CTP synthase, with amino-acid sequence MMPTKYIIVTGGVLSGLGKGIAAASIGHLLSSRLKIIPIKCDGYLNVDPGTMNPFEHGEVFVLEDGGEVDMDFGHYERFLGVNCKSKWNLTMGKVFDMVRQKERRGDYLGKTVQYIPHVTDIIKHHIFEISQEEQPDLVIVEIGGTVGDIENELFLEAMRQMKEDVGRENILYVHLTYVPIPYGVNEQKSKPTQQSVNLLKQRGIFPDIIIGRCSEFLTREIKSKIASFCDVHPNAVITGLDVEDIYEIPLIFEQEGLPEIIHKKLHIYSPPDLRKWRQYIENIRNPEYAVTVAMCGKYTKLEDSYASIIEAFNHCSAHLRCKVNLKWVETTGLENLDESDVLEGVDGIVVPGGFGVRGTEGKIEIIRMARERDIPFLGLCLGLQLAVIEFARHVCGLEGANSTEMDPDTPHPVIDILPEQRTVKDKGGTMRLGAYPAVLKEETLVRELYGAAEVSERHRHRYEVNPDYHQRIADNGMTFSGLSRDGRLVEFIELPQLRFFAATQAHPELTSRMERPAPLFYGFVRACLNR; translated from the coding sequence ATGATGCCCACGAAATACATCATCGTCACGGGCGGTGTCCTTTCCGGTCTGGGAAAAGGGATCGCCGCGGCCTCCATCGGCCACCTCCTCTCTTCGAGGCTCAAGATCATCCCCATCAAGTGCGACGGGTACCTGAACGTGGATCCGGGCACCATGAACCCGTTCGAGCACGGCGAGGTCTTCGTGCTGGAGGACGGGGGCGAGGTGGACATGGATTTTGGGCACTATGAGCGGTTCCTGGGCGTCAACTGCAAGTCCAAGTGGAACCTCACCATGGGCAAGGTCTTCGACATGGTCCGCCAGAAGGAACGGCGCGGGGACTACCTCGGAAAGACCGTCCAGTACATCCCGCATGTGACCGACATCATCAAGCACCACATCTTCGAAATTTCCCAGGAAGAGCAGCCGGACCTCGTGATCGTCGAGATCGGGGGAACGGTCGGGGATATCGAAAACGAACTCTTCCTGGAAGCGATGCGGCAGATGAAAGAGGATGTGGGCCGCGAAAACATCCTGTACGTTCACCTGACCTACGTGCCCATCCCCTACGGGGTCAACGAGCAGAAATCCAAGCCGACGCAGCAGAGCGTGAACCTGCTGAAGCAGCGCGGCATCTTCCCGGATATCATCATCGGGCGCTGTTCGGAGTTCCTCACCCGGGAGATCAAGTCCAAGATCGCGAGCTTCTGCGATGTGCATCCCAATGCGGTGATCACCGGGCTCGACGTCGAAGACATCTATGAGATCCCCCTGATCTTCGAGCAGGAGGGTCTGCCGGAGATCATCCACAAGAAGCTCCACATCTACAGCCCCCCGGACCTGCGCAAGTGGCGCCAGTATATCGAGAATATCCGCAACCCCGAATATGCCGTGACGGTCGCTATGTGCGGCAAATACACGAAGCTCGAGGATTCCTACGCGTCGATCATCGAGGCCTTCAACCACTGTTCGGCCCATCTTCGGTGCAAGGTCAATCTGAAATGGGTGGAGACGACCGGACTCGAGAACCTCGATGAATCGGATGTGCTGGAAGGAGTGGACGGCATTGTTGTGCCGGGCGGATTCGGGGTGAGGGGGACCGAAGGCAAGATCGAGATCATCCGCATGGCGCGGGAGCGGGATATCCCTTTTTTGGGGCTGTGCCTCGGCCTGCAGCTGGCCGTGATCGAGTTCGCCCGCCATGTCTGCGGGCTCGAGGGCGCCAACTCGACCGAGATGGACCCCGACACCCCCCACCCGGTGATCGACATCCTGCCCGAGCAGCGCACGGTGAAGGACAAGGGGGGGACGATGCGGCTCGGCGCCTATCCGGCGGTTCTGAAGGAGGAGACCCTGGTGCGCGAACTCTACGGTGCCGCCGAGGTATCGGAGCGCCATCGCCACCGCTACGAGGTCAACCCGGACTACCACCAGCGGATCGCCGACAACGGGATGACCTTTTCGGGCCTGTCGCGGGACGGGAGGCTGGTGGAATTCATCGAACTCCCGCAGCTCCGGTTCTTTGCGGCGACCCAGGCGCATCCCGAGCTGACCTCCCGCATGGAGCGGCCGGCGCCCCTGTTCTACGGGTTTGTCAGGGCATGTCTGAACCGGTAG